One window of the Nitrospira sp. genome contains the following:
- a CDS encoding DUF1653 domain-containing protein codes for MIRPGRYRHYKGNDYEVVGVAKHSETEEEVVVYRALYGEKGLWVRPLVMFLDTVVVEGRPQPRFQFVAECPIPPKAYPPPAPPRSSSSSTIQLS; via the coding sequence ATGATCCGACCAGGCCGCTATCGACACTACAAGGGAAACGACTACGAAGTCGTGGGTGTGGCAAAACACTCCGAAACGGAAGAGGAGGTCGTCGTCTACCGCGCGCTCTATGGAGAAAAGGGGCTCTGGGTGAGACCGCTGGTCATGTTTCTTGACACCGTGGTGGTCGAGGGTCGACCGCAACCCCGTTTCCAATTCGTGGCGGAATGCCCCATTCCACCCAAGGCCTACCCCCCCCCAGCTCCACCTCGATCCTCATCCTCCTCAACTATTCAGCTTTCTTAG
- a CDS encoding 3'(2'),5'-bisphosphate nucleotidase CysQ: MSWEQEYRVLTAAIREAGAEALRLAAEGFQIYTKPDDSPVTSADHAVNDILMDRLLGQFPHDGWLSEETPDTDARLTKPRVWVIDPIDGTKAFIRHEPEYCISVALLEGTQPVLAAIFNPSTNELYTAIRGQGLHLNGAPAPRHESEAGQLLTIALSPWELHVGRFKSIESHMTSRPMRSIAWALAQAARGTIHGVITFEPENEWDVAAGTLLLEEAGGSAHDGAGQPLRYNQPLPRFGGFIATVQGFPDHLTAQVRQLPRSAR; the protein is encoded by the coding sequence ATGTCTTGGGAACAGGAATATCGCGTCCTCACCGCCGCGATTCGCGAAGCCGGCGCCGAAGCCTTGCGGCTTGCCGCAGAGGGATTTCAGATCTATACCAAACCGGACGATTCTCCGGTCACCTCGGCCGACCATGCCGTCAATGACATTCTCATGGATCGTCTGCTCGGACAATTTCCGCACGACGGATGGCTGTCTGAAGAAACCCCCGATACCGACGCCCGGCTGACCAAACCCCGCGTCTGGGTCATCGATCCCATCGACGGAACCAAAGCCTTCATCCGGCACGAGCCGGAATATTGCATCTCCGTGGCGCTGCTGGAAGGCACACAGCCGGTGCTGGCGGCGATCTTTAATCCGTCGACCAACGAACTCTATACCGCGATCCGCGGCCAGGGCCTCCATCTGAATGGCGCACCGGCCCCACGCCACGAGTCGGAGGCCGGCCAACTGCTGACGATCGCGCTCAGTCCGTGGGAACTCCATGTCGGGCGCTTCAAATCGATCGAGTCGCACATGACGAGTCGCCCGATGCGCTCCATCGCCTGGGCGCTGGCGCAGGCAGCCCGTGGGACGATTCACGGCGTCATCACCTTCGAGCCGGAAAATGAGTGGGATGTGGCGGCCGGAACGCTCTTGCTCGAAGAAGCCGGCGGATCAGCGCACGATGGCGCGGGACAGCCGCTCCGATACAACCAACCGCTTCCCCGTTTTGGGGGATTCATCGCAACCGTGCAGGGATTTCCCGATCACCTCACAGCCCAGGTACGACAACTCCCGAGATCAGCCCGCTGA
- a CDS encoding CBS domain-containing protein, producing the protein MAVVQAITGVAETYPVKPVTPRAPLVDAVDSQAGEDPRHPAGDRTKLAAQQAYQEQTKQTRPPKPAILARDLMTTPVITLPSDATLVEAWTLMTRRSFRHLPISSVHGTLVGMVSDRDLIRHAPDLVIAGVQSTAAHRRLAEIMSPRVLSAAPTTDIREIARVMMDERVGALPILDANRQPIGIISKQDLLRGLANHGPIELWT; encoded by the coding sequence ATGGCAGTCGTCCAAGCCATCACTGGAGTTGCCGAAACCTATCCGGTCAAACCGGTGACGCCCCGAGCTCCGCTGGTCGACGCCGTGGATAGCCAGGCCGGCGAGGATCCCCGCCACCCGGCCGGGGATCGAACGAAGTTGGCGGCGCAGCAGGCCTATCAAGAACAGACCAAGCAGACGCGGCCTCCAAAGCCGGCCATCCTGGCCAGAGATTTGATGACGACCCCGGTCATCACCTTGCCCTCCGACGCCACCCTTGTCGAAGCGTGGACCTTGATGACGCGCCGATCCTTCCGTCATCTGCCGATTTCCTCAGTCCATGGCACGCTGGTTGGAATGGTCTCGGACCGGGATCTGATCCGCCACGCTCCCGATCTCGTCATTGCCGGAGTGCAGAGCACCGCGGCCCATAGACGGTTGGCAGAAATCATGAGCCCTCGCGTGCTTTCCGCGGCACCCACGACCGACATTCGGGAAATCGCCCGGGTCATGATGGACGAGCGGGTCGGGGCATTGCCGATCCTCGATGCCAATCGGCAGCCGATCGGCATCATCTCCAAGCAGGACTTGCTCCGCGGTCTGGCCAACCACGGCCCCATAGAACTCTGGACCTAG
- a CDS encoding FAD-dependent oxidoreductase, with product MTTQRTHDVIVIGGGSAGYAAARTAREAGADVAIVDQGPLGGLCILRGCMPTKTILRSAEIAAVMRRAPEFGLSPVEVRPSLSAIVDRKNRLVREFADYRIQQLRDPAFALYEAPATFLSPDRLQVGSTSLAAKSFIIATGSVPREVAIPGLTEAGCVTSDSLLDRREQPESLIVLGAGPVGLEFAQFFARIGTRVTLVQRASHVLSHLDADVGVALGQALAAEGLRVMTDTQALRVQRDGKKMAVSVLHKGEEEVLVGDLVLNALGRVPNIAGLNLSAAHVTVDAGRVVVDDGMRTSQPHIFAVGDVTNLYDVVHIAIQQGELAGWNACHPADSPRRFDDRLVAEVIFTEPQVAAVGLTEKACRARGLSCLTGTYPFADHGKAMCLGSTQGFVKLMADRASGTVLGAEIVGPESGELIHELIAVMYYHGTVQDLLRIPHYHPTLAEIVTYPAESIVEQMRRS from the coding sequence ATGACAACTCAACGGACACATGACGTGATCGTGATCGGCGGCGGTTCAGCCGGTTATGCGGCGGCACGGACGGCCCGTGAGGCGGGAGCAGACGTGGCGATCGTTGATCAGGGCCCGCTCGGAGGACTCTGCATTCTGCGGGGCTGCATGCCGACGAAGACCATCTTGCGATCGGCTGAGATTGCCGCGGTGATGCGGCGAGCCCCAGAATTCGGCCTATCGCCGGTCGAGGTACGCCCCAGCCTCTCAGCCATTGTCGATCGAAAGAACCGCTTGGTCCGTGAGTTCGCCGACTACCGGATTCAGCAATTGCGCGATCCGGCCTTTGCGCTCTACGAAGCGCCGGCGACTTTTCTTTCCCCCGATCGGCTGCAGGTCGGTTCGACGAGTCTGGCCGCGAAATCCTTCATCATTGCCACCGGATCGGTTCCGCGCGAGGTGGCGATTCCGGGTCTGACGGAGGCGGGTTGTGTCACCAGCGACAGTCTGCTGGATCGACGGGAGCAGCCGGAATCGCTCATCGTACTGGGGGCCGGACCCGTCGGATTGGAGTTTGCCCAGTTCTTCGCGCGCATCGGCACACGGGTCACTCTCGTGCAGCGGGCGTCTCATGTCCTGTCCCATCTTGATGCCGACGTCGGAGTTGCACTCGGACAGGCACTCGCCGCCGAAGGCCTTCGTGTCATGACCGACACGCAGGCGCTCCGTGTACAGAGAGACGGAAAGAAGATGGCGGTGTCTGTCCTGCATAAAGGGGAGGAAGAGGTCCTGGTTGGCGATCTCGTGCTCAACGCGCTTGGCCGGGTTCCGAACATCGCCGGGCTGAATCTGTCGGCGGCCCACGTGACGGTCGATGCCGGTCGTGTGGTCGTGGATGACGGAATGCGGACATCGCAGCCCCACATCTTTGCCGTCGGGGACGTCACGAATCTCTATGATGTTGTCCACATCGCCATTCAACAGGGGGAGCTGGCGGGGTGGAATGCCTGCCATCCGGCCGATTCTCCCAGACGTTTCGACGATCGGCTGGTGGCGGAAGTCATCTTTACCGAGCCGCAAGTCGCTGCGGTGGGTCTGACGGAAAAAGCCTGCCGTGCTCGCGGCCTCTCCTGCCTCACCGGAACCTATCCGTTTGCCGACCATGGAAAGGCCATGTGTCTCGGGAGCACACAAGGGTTTGTGAAATTGATGGCAGACCGCGCAAGCGGGACTGTCCTGGGTGCCGAGATTGTCGGGCCGGAATCCGGAGAGCTGATTCATGAGCTGATTGCGGTGATGTACTATCACGGGACCGTACAGGACCTTCTTCGAATCCCGCACTACCATCCGACGCTGGCCGAGATCGTGACCTATCCGGCCGAATCCATTGTTGAGCAGATGCGACGGTCATGA
- a CDS encoding NAD(P)-dependent oxidoreductase, which yields MRVAIVGIGLLGRAVAERLHDSGHAVTVHNRTASKTDPLRAQGITVAATVDDAVASTDCTLLFLTDAAAIHAVLFPPTGPVDLRGRTIIQMGTISPDESRAFQRAVADGGGDYFEAPVLGSLPEAKAGTLLVLGGGTADQLRRWEPIFSSLLTPAPSLIGPVGQAAALKLALNHLIAAELSAFALSLGLIQRAGISVDQFMAVLKSSALFAPAFEKKLPRLLTRRYDKPNFPTSHLLKDVNLFADEARHQGLNVAGLAGVRALLEQAIQEGHRDEDYSALFESINPRN from the coding sequence ATGCGCGTAGCAATTGTAGGGATTGGCTTACTCGGACGAGCCGTTGCAGAACGGCTGCACGACTCGGGACATGCCGTCACGGTCCATAACCGCACGGCTTCCAAGACGGATCCCCTCCGCGCGCAGGGCATCACGGTGGCCGCGACCGTTGATGACGCGGTGGCCTCCACGGACTGTACGTTGCTCTTCTTGACCGATGCGGCCGCCATTCACGCTGTGCTGTTCCCTCCCACCGGACCGGTAGATCTCCGAGGTCGAACCATTATTCAAATGGGGACCATCAGCCCGGATGAAAGCCGTGCATTCCAACGCGCGGTGGCCGATGGCGGAGGAGACTACTTCGAAGCGCCTGTCCTGGGCAGCCTCCCTGAGGCCAAGGCCGGCACCTTACTCGTTTTGGGCGGGGGCACAGCTGACCAGCTCCGTCGCTGGGAGCCGATATTCTCATCATTATTGACGCCGGCCCCATCCCTTATCGGGCCCGTCGGACAGGCCGCCGCCCTCAAGCTGGCGCTGAATCATCTGATCGCCGCGGAGCTTTCCGCCTTCGCCCTGAGCCTGGGGCTTATCCAACGAGCCGGAATCTCCGTCGACCAGTTCATGGCCGTTCTCAAATCCAGCGCGCTGTTTGCGCCGGCCTTCGAGAAAAAGCTCCCCCGACTGCTGACACGCCGGTACGACAAGCCGAACTTTCCCACCAGCCATCTACTCAAAGACGTGAACCTGTTTGCCGATGAAGCGCGGCATCAGGGACTGAACGTGGCCGGCCTAGCAGGTGTGCGCGCCCTCCTCGAGCAAGCCATCCAGGAGGGACACCGGGATGAGGACTATTCGGCGCTGTTTGAATCGATTAACCCGAGAAATTAA
- the leuC gene encoding 3-isopropylmalate dehydratase large subunit, producing the protein MAGKTLFDKIWDTHLVREEPDGTTLLYIDRQLVHEVTSPQAFEGLKLSGRRPRRPAATLAVPDHNVPTTDRRLGIADAISAKQIQTLEDNCRDFNITLFGMNDIRQGVVHVIGPEQGFTLPGTTIVCGDSHTSTHGAFGALAFGIGTSEVEHVLATQCLVQKRPKTMEIRVDGVLSDRCSAKDIILAIIGKIGTAGGTGYVIEYTGSAIRALSMEGRMTLCNMSIEGGARAGMVAPDEKTTAYIQGRPLAPKDALFEQAVRAWEQLKTDPDATYDATLVMRAEDIAPQVSWGTSPGMVLGVDQRVPDPATMTDDNTRKATERALEYMGLAANMPIADIRIDKVFIGSCTNSRIEDLRLAASLAKGKQVAKTVHAMVVPGSGLVKQQAEQEGLDKIFREAGFEWREAGCSMCLAMNADVLKPGERCASTSNRNFEGRQGAGGRTHLVSPAMAVAAAVEGHFIDIRHWS; encoded by the coding sequence ATGGCAGGCAAGACACTATTCGATAAGATTTGGGACACGCATCTCGTACGGGAGGAACCGGACGGGACGACACTGTTGTATATCGATCGGCAGCTGGTCCATGAAGTCACTTCGCCGCAGGCCTTCGAAGGGTTAAAGCTCTCCGGTCGCCGTCCGCGACGCCCAGCCGCGACGCTCGCGGTCCCGGACCACAATGTCCCGACGACGGATCGCCGTCTCGGTATTGCCGATGCCATCAGCGCCAAACAAATCCAGACACTGGAAGACAACTGCCGGGACTTCAATATTACGTTGTTCGGGATGAACGACATCCGCCAGGGGGTCGTCCACGTCATCGGCCCGGAACAAGGATTTACGCTCCCCGGCACGACGATCGTCTGCGGCGATTCGCACACCTCCACCCACGGCGCGTTCGGCGCTCTGGCCTTCGGCATCGGCACCAGCGAAGTCGAGCATGTGCTGGCGACGCAATGCCTGGTTCAGAAGCGGCCTAAGACGATGGAAATCCGCGTCGACGGCGTCCTTTCAGATCGCTGCTCTGCCAAGGACATCATTCTCGCCATCATCGGCAAGATCGGCACGGCCGGCGGGACCGGGTATGTCATCGAATATACGGGATCGGCCATTCGCGCCTTGAGCATGGAAGGCCGTATGACCCTGTGCAACATGTCGATCGAAGGCGGAGCCCGCGCCGGCATGGTCGCTCCGGATGAAAAGACCACCGCCTATATTCAAGGGCGTCCCTTGGCCCCGAAGGACGCGCTGTTCGAACAGGCCGTGCGGGCATGGGAACAATTGAAGACGGATCCCGACGCGACATACGACGCCACGCTGGTCATGCGCGCCGAGGACATTGCCCCGCAAGTCAGCTGGGGAACCAGCCCCGGGATGGTGCTCGGAGTGGATCAGCGGGTCCCGGACCCGGCCACGATGACCGACGACAATACCCGCAAGGCCACCGAGCGCGCGCTGGAATACATGGGACTCGCCGCGAACATGCCGATCGCGGACATCAGAATCGACAAGGTATTTATCGGGTCCTGCACGAATTCGCGCATTGAGGACTTGCGTCTCGCCGCGTCGCTGGCCAAAGGCAAGCAGGTCGCCAAGACGGTGCATGCGATGGTGGTGCCCGGCTCCGGTCTCGTGAAGCAGCAGGCGGAGCAGGAAGGACTCGACAAGATTTTCCGCGAAGCGGGGTTCGAGTGGCGGGAGGCCGGATGCAGCATGTGCCTGGCGATGAACGCCGATGTGCTCAAGCCGGGGGAACGCTGCGCCTCAACCAGCAATCGAAATTTCGAAGGGCGACAGGGAGCAGGCGGACGCACGCACCTGGTATCCCCGGCCATGGCCGTCGCCGCCGCCGTCGAGGGACACTTTATCGATATTCGTCATTGGAGTTAG
- the leuD gene encoding 3-isopropylmalate dehydratase small subunit encodes MQAFTTLTGLVAPLDRVNVDTDQIIPKQYLKTIKRTGLREGLFFDWKKQKDGSPDPQFFLNQARYQGATILLTRDNFGCGSSREHAPWALLDQGFRCVIAPSFADIFYNNCFQNGILPVVLTADEVLAMMHEVLAAPGYQLTVDLGKQTVTTPTGKICTFAIDPFRKDCLYRGLDSIGLTLQHESAISSYEQKRKTEAPWLFADIPS; translated from the coding sequence ATGCAAGCCTTTACCACGCTCACCGGCTTAGTCGCCCCCTTGGACCGGGTCAATGTCGACACGGACCAGATCATTCCGAAGCAGTACTTGAAGACGATCAAGCGCACGGGACTGCGCGAGGGATTGTTCTTCGACTGGAAGAAGCAGAAAGACGGGTCGCCGGATCCACAGTTTTTCCTGAACCAAGCCCGCTACCAAGGCGCCACGATTCTATTGACCCGCGACAACTTCGGCTGCGGCTCGTCCCGCGAACACGCCCCCTGGGCCCTGCTCGATCAGGGATTCCGTTGCGTGATTGCGCCGAGCTTCGCGGACATCTTCTACAATAATTGTTTTCAAAACGGCATCCTGCCCGTAGTCCTCACGGCCGACGAGGTCCTGGCGATGATGCACGAGGTCCTGGCCGCGCCCGGCTACCAGCTGACGGTGGATCTCGGCAAGCAAACCGTCACCACGCCAACCGGCAAGATCTGCACATTTGCGATTGATCCGTTCCGCAAAGACTGTTTGTATCGCGGGCTCGATTCGATCGGCCTGACGCTGCAACACGAGTCCGCTATTTCCTCCTACGAACAAAAGCGGAAAACCGAAGCGCCCTGGCTGTTCGCCGATATTCCGTCATGA
- the corA gene encoding magnesium/cobalt transporter CorA, which yields MKLVQKRSKKTGLPPGTLVHIGEKKADTVTMTVFDYAGARCDERIVTDPEELQPPADESVTWVDIGGVHKLDLLEAFGKQFSLHPLLLEDIANTDQRPKLDDYESYLFLVMKVLSVTETHDLLVEQVSFVIGRNFVLSFQENGTDVFKPVRERLRGGKGRLRQSGADYLLYALVDAIVDQYFLVLESLGEKIELLQEKVVADPRPDTLREVHALKRQLLFLRRAVWPLREATNGLSRSDCPYLHEPTKVFFRDVYDHVVQIVDTIETLREMVSASLDIYLSSVSYRLNTVMRVLTVITTIFMPLSFIASIYGMNFEHMPELKSEWGYPAVLGAMGLIAAGMLMAFRQRRWL from the coding sequence ATGAAACTGGTCCAAAAACGTTCGAAGAAAACCGGGTTGCCGCCGGGGACGCTGGTCCACATCGGTGAGAAAAAAGCCGACACGGTGACCATGACGGTCTTCGATTATGCCGGCGCGCGCTGCGATGAGCGGATTGTGACCGATCCGGAAGAGTTGCAGCCGCCCGCCGATGAGTCCGTCACCTGGGTGGATATCGGCGGGGTTCATAAGCTGGATCTGCTCGAAGCCTTCGGAAAACAATTCTCGCTCCATCCCCTGCTGCTCGAAGACATTGCCAACACCGATCAACGCCCGAAGCTGGATGACTATGAGTCCTACCTGTTTCTGGTCATGAAGGTGTTGTCCGTCACGGAGACGCACGATTTACTGGTCGAGCAGGTGAGTTTCGTCATCGGACGGAATTTCGTCTTGTCATTTCAGGAGAACGGGACCGACGTCTTCAAGCCGGTGCGGGAACGGTTGCGCGGGGGCAAGGGCCGTCTGCGGCAGAGCGGCGCCGACTATCTGCTGTATGCCTTGGTGGATGCGATCGTCGACCAGTACTTCCTGGTCCTCGAATCTCTGGGCGAAAAAATTGAATTATTACAAGAGAAAGTAGTGGCGGATCCGAGGCCGGACACGCTGAGGGAAGTTCACGCCCTCAAACGACAGTTGCTCTTCCTTCGCCGGGCGGTGTGGCCGCTGCGGGAAGCGACGAACGGCCTCTCCCGTTCCGATTGCCCCTATCTGCATGAACCGACCAAGGTTTTTTTCAGGGATGTGTACGATCATGTCGTGCAGATCGTCGATACGATCGAAACCTTGCGCGAGATGGTCTCGGCCAGCCTCGATATTTACTTGTCCAGCGTCAGTTACCGTCTCAACACGGTCATGCGTGTGTTGACCGTCATCACAACGATCTTCATGCCGCTGAGCTTTATCGCAAGCATTTACGGTATGAACTTCGAGCACATGCCGGAGCTGAAATCGGAGTGGGGCTATCCGGCGGTGCTGGGAGCGATGGGGCTGATTGCCGCAGGGATGCTGATGGCGTTCCGCCAACGGCGCTGGCTCTAG
- a CDS encoding MEKHLA domain-containing protein, with product MSTDDVSHRFLVTWSQLLLDSFRRWTGRDLLIRTGTPDAQAQALFAAPFVVVSHDTQTDPMLNYGNRQALDLWELSWAQLTSTPSRLTAEAMNRDERARMLAAAERQGYYSGYRGIRISSTGKRFLVEDATVWNVVDDRGIRAGQAATFARWTMME from the coding sequence ATGTCGACCGATGACGTGTCCCACCGCTTTTTGGTTACATGGTCGCAGCTGCTCCTGGATAGCTTTCGGCGCTGGACCGGGCGGGACTTGCTGATCCGAACCGGCACCCCAGACGCGCAGGCGCAAGCGCTATTTGCCGCGCCCTTCGTGGTGGTATCGCATGACACACAGACCGATCCGATGTTGAATTACGGCAACCGGCAGGCTCTCGATCTGTGGGAGTTGTCGTGGGCACAATTGACGAGCACGCCCTCCCGCCTCACCGCGGAGGCCATGAACCGAGATGAGCGCGCCCGCATGTTGGCGGCGGCTGAGCGGCAGGGATATTATTCCGGCTATCGTGGAATCAGAATCTCTTCTACTGGTAAGCGGTTCCTGGTCGAAGATGCCACCGTGTGGAATGTCGTCGATGATCGGGGGATTCGAGCGGGCCAGGCCGCCACATTCGCTCGTTGGACAATGATGGAATAG